From the Chionomys nivalis chromosome 18, mChiNiv1.1, whole genome shotgun sequence genome, the window CTACGTGAAGGAGCAGTTTGCCTGGAGACACTTCCATTGGTACCTTACGAATGAGGGCATCCAGTATCTCCGCGATTATCTCCACCTGCCTCCGGAGATCGTGCCTGCCACCCTGCGCCGCAGTCGTCCCGAAACTGGCAGGCCTCGGCCCAAAGGGCCGGAGGGTGAGCGCCCGGCAAGATTCACAAGAGGGGAGGCGGACAGAGACACCTACAGAAGGAGTGCTGTGCCCCCTGGTGCTGACAAGAAAGCCGAGGCCGGGGTCAGCCACCACAGTGAGCTTGAAGACTGTTGTTTGGAATATactttaaagaaaagtgaaaaaaaaaaaaaccacagagccatctcccgcAGACCATACACCTAGATCTCAATTCAGAAAAAGCCCTCCCTGTGCAAATTATAGCAGTTACTAGCTGTtagagaaatgtttaaaa encodes:
- the LOC130889347 gene encoding 40S ribosomal protein S10-like; its protein translation is MLMPKKNRIAIYELLFKEGVMVAKKDVHMPKHPELADKNVPNLHVMKAMQSLKSRGYVKEQFAWRHFHWYLTNEGIQYLRDYLHLPPEIVPATLRRSRPETGRPRPKGPEGERPARFTRGEADRDTYRRSAVPPGADKKAEAGVSHHSELEDCCLEYTLKKSEKKKNHRAISRRPYT